DNA from Acidobacteriota bacterium:
CGGGGTCATGCAGCGGGCCGAGCTGATGCGCAAGGGCCAGAATCCCGACATCCTGGTGATGACCGCCACCCCCATTCCCCGCACCCTGGCCCTGACCGTGTACGGCGACCTGTCGCTGTCGGTGATCGACGAGATGCCCGCCGGCCGCATGCCGGTGCGTACCCTGCTCCTCGAGGGCGAGCGGGACCTGCCCAAGGCGTACGACATCATCCGGCACGAGATCGCCGCCGGCAACCAGGCGTTCGTGATCTACCCGCTCATCGAGGAGTCGGAGAAGGTGGACCTCAAGCACGCCCTGGCCGCGCACCGTCGGCTGTCGGAGGACGTCTTCCCCGGCGTCCGCGTCGGTCTGCTCCACGGCCGGCTCCCCGAGGCCGAGCGGATGGCGGTCATGGAGGCGTTCCGCCGCGGCGAGGTCCAGGTGCTGGTCTCCACCACCGTGATCGAGGTGGGCGTGGACATCCCCGACGCCACGGTGATGATGGTGGAGCACGCCGAGCGCTTCGGCCTGAGCCAGCTCCACCAGCTCCGCGGCCGCATCGGCCGCTCCACGAAGCCGGGGTGGTGTTTGTTGGTGGCCCACGACTGCAAGACCGACGAGGCCCGGCGGCGGCTGGACGTGATGGTCCAGACCACCGACGGCTTCCGCATCGCCGAGGAGGACCTGGCCATCCGCGGGCCGGGCGAGGTGTCCGGCACCCGGCAGTCGGGGGTGCTCAATTTCCGGTTCGGCTCGCTCATCCACCACCGGGATCTGCTGGAGCTGGCCCGGGTCGAGGCGACGGCGTTCGTCAGCCGGGCCATGGCCGAGCCAGCCGGGGCGGAGATGGCCCTGCTCCAGCGGATCCGCCGCGACTGGGCGGACCGTTTCGGCCTGGTGTTGGTGGGTTGAGACCCGCGCCCAAGGAGGCGAAAGCGTATGCAAATTCCATTCACCGGCGACGGCGTGCCCCCGAGCCGCAGCACGGCCCATGCGGCCGGCGCGGATCTTCACGCGGCCGAAGAGTTGACGCTGGCGCCGGGCGAACACCGCTTGGTGTCCACCGGGCTGCGGGTGGCCATCCCCTCGGGTCACGCGGGGCTGGTCTGGCCGCGCAGCGGCATCGCCGTCCGCGACGGCATCGACACCATGGCCGGCGTCATCGACAGCGACTACCGCGGCGAGGTGCGGGTGCTCCTCATCAACCACGGCCGGGAGCCGTTCCACATCCGGCGCGGCGACCGGATCGCCCAGCTGCTGGTCCAGCGGGTGGAGTCGGCCGAGTTCGTGCCGGCGGACGAGCTGCCGGAGTCGGCGCGAGGCGAGGGGGGATTCGGATCCACGGGGCGGTGAAGTGAACACACGGCGCGCCACGGGTGGAATGCTCCTGTTGACCGGGCTGATGGTGGCCGCGGCAGTCGCCGCGCTGTTGGCCGGCGGTGAGCCGGCGGCTCCGCTGACGGAGTCGGCCCGGCGCTGGGTCACCAGCCACCGCGATGCGATCCGGCGCACCGCCGTCGCCTACGGCGTGGACCCGGTCGTGCTGGCCACCGTGGTCGCCACCGAGATCGACTGCCGCACCGCCTGGGATGACATGGAGGAGTCCTATATCCAGGGGCTGCTCCGGCGCGAGGATGACCGCTTTTTCCAGGAATTGGCGACGCTCTTTCGGGACGCCGCCGCCGAGCCTCGCGAAGCGGCGGCCTACCAGCGGCTGCTCTACTTCTGCAGCGTGGGACCGGCCCAGATCCAGCTCCGGCTGGCCATCGAGGTGGAGCCCCGCGTGGCCCAGGTCCGGCAGCAACCTCCCCGCGGGCTGCGTGCGCTGCTGGCCGCGCTGCTGGACCCGGCGGACTGCCTTGACAGCGCCGGCGCGGTGGTCGCCAACATCATCGATGCCTACCGCCGCATCGCCGGCGTCGACATCGCCCGCGACGCCGGCATCGTCGCCACTCTCTACAGCCTCGGCAGCCCCGCGAGCCGAGCCCGCCAATACACGCGCACGCCGCCCGACGAGCGCCGGCTCCAACCCAACGAGATGGGCCGCCACGCGCAGGCCGTCCGGGCGGAGGTGGCCCGACTGCTCGACGGACGCTGAGCGCGCCGCGACGCAAGGCGGCCCGCCGGGATTCCTGATAATATTCCGTTCTTCAATCCTTCGTTGACACGCTTTGCGGCCATTTGGTACATTGCCGGCTATTGACCGGTAGGAAGGCAAATGATCTGGAACTTCGGTGATGTCAGCGCGGAACTTGGACGGTCGGACCGCGCCCGCTTCGGCGTCATCCCCGTGCCGTTCGAGCGGACCACGTCCTACGGCAAGGGCACCGCGGACGGGCCGCGCGCCATCGTCGCGGCGTCCCGCTACATGGAGCTGTTCGACGAGCAGTACGGCTTCCAGCCCGCTGACGCCGGCATCTGGACCTGCCCGCCGCTCGAATTAACGGAAGAAACTATCGAGGGGAACATCCATCTTATCTCCTCGAGAACCGCAGAACTCATGTCGCAAGACAAGTTCCTGATCTTTGTAGGCGGCGAACATTCCATCACCTTTCCCATCGTGCGGGCCTACCGGGAGCGCTACCCGACCCTGGGGGTGCTGCAGGTGGACGCGCACGCGGACCTGCGGTGGGAGTACGAAGGCTCCATCTACTCCCACGCCAGCGTGATGCGGCGGGTGGTGGACATCTGCCCGGCGGTGCAGGTGGGGATCCGCAGCCTGAGCAAGGAGGAGCACGACGAGCTGCCCAGGCTGCCGACAACCATGGTTTTCGCCCACGAATATTTCCGGGACCCGGCGGCAGCCGTTCAGAAGATGCTTGCAAATCTCCCGACGGATGTCTATATTACCTTCGATCTGGACGGCTTGGATCCATCGATTTTGTCCGCCACCGGGACACCCGAACCGGGCGGACTATCCTGGTATGACGCGCTGGCATTGCTGGAACCGGTCTTCGCGTCGCGCCGGGTGGTCGGAGCGGACGTGGTGGAACTAGCCCCCGTTGAAGGCTTCCCCGCTAGCGATTTCGTCGCGGCCCGCCTGGTCTACAAGATGATGTCGATGCAGGAACGTTTTCGGCAGTCGTGAATCCAATTTTGGGAGGCAGAATATGATCAATCGTGGCAGAATCAGGCTCATCCTGACCGCTGCGCTCGCCCTCACCCTGCTGGTCGCGGTCGCCGTGCCGCAGGAGGCGAAGGAGGAATACACCTACGAGGAGTATTCCTATTACAACAAGGCCAAGGCCGAGACCGATCTGACCAAGAAAGAAGCGGCCATCTTCGAGTTCCTGGAGAAATTCCCCAACTCCACCCTGATGAACTACGTCGTGGCCGAGTTCCAGGCCTGGGCCAACGCCACGATCCAGAAGGGGAGCCACGACCAGGTCATTGCCGCCTCCACGCGCCTGCGGGAGATGGTGCCCGGCTCGGACGTGCCCGTCCAGGCGCTGGCGTCCGCCTACTATTTCAAGCAGGACTTCCCCAACTACCTGGCCAATTCCGAGATCCTCTACGCCAAGCAACCCAACGTCCAGATGGCGTACTACATGGCGGACGCCGCCATCAAGTGCGGTGACATCGCGCGCGCCGAAAAATACCTCGGCGCGGTGGAACAGGAAGGCGCCCTGCTCATGAAGGTGGATCTGGCTTACAAGCTGTACGGCTACTACGCGGGCAAGAACGACCCCAAGGCCATCGAGACCGCCCAAAAGG
Protein-coding regions in this window:
- a CDS encoding tetratricopeptide repeat protein, whose translation is MINRGRIRLILTAALALTLLVAVAVPQEAKEEYTYEEYSYYNKAKAETDLTKKEAAIFEFLEKFPNSTLMNYVVAEFQAWANATIQKGSHDQVIAASTRLREMVPGSDVPVQALASAYYFKQDFPNYLANSEILYAKQPNVQMAYYMADAAIKCGDIARAEKYLGAVEQEGALLMKVDLAYKLYGYYAGKNDPKAIETAQKVIVLLEVSEPPADFKGDWAAFKNGTLAACYGAVGNSQLKASNFTAAAETFEKVVKVNPKDAASYFYLGLSYWFGKQAKAAAPAFAKAAVLNQPISSKAAEQLYKLLEGAGLADKYDEYIATAKTELGIQ
- the recG gene encoding ATP-dependent DNA helicase RecG, yielding PAVEATEPAARAAALAALNAGLSPAHRRMIFEEFFLLQTGLQFMHQSRRRVAKPHRIAVTDAIRDTVRRSLPFKPTAAQKRVIKEIVADMTSPWPMHRLLQGDVGSGKTIVAAQAILVAAGNGCQAALMAPTEILAEQHHAVLTRLLAHTGYAVELLTSSRPAAEKEAALRRIAAGETPVVVGTHAVIQKDVDFRRLALAIIDEQHRFGVMQRAELMRKGQNPDILVMTATPIPRTLALTVYGDLSLSVIDEMPAGRMPVRTLLLEGERDLPKAYDIIRHEIAAGNQAFVIYPLIEESEKVDLKHALAAHRRLSEDVFPGVRVGLLHGRLPEAERMAVMEAFRRGEVQVLVSTTVIEVGVDIPDATVMMVEHAERFGLSQLHQLRGRIGRSTKPGWCLLVAHDCKTDEARRRLDVMVQTTDGFRIAEEDLAIRGPGEVSGTRQSGVLNFRFGSLIHHRDLLELARVEATAFVSRAMAEPAGAEMALLQRIRRDWADRFGLVLVG
- the speB gene encoding agmatinase, with product MIWNFGDVSAELGRSDRARFGVIPVPFERTTSYGKGTADGPRAIVAASRYMELFDEQYGFQPADAGIWTCPPLELTEETIEGNIHLISSRTAELMSQDKFLIFVGGEHSITFPIVRAYRERYPTLGVLQVDAHADLRWEYEGSIYSHASVMRRVVDICPAVQVGIRSLSKEEHDELPRLPTTMVFAHEYFRDPAAAVQKMLANLPTDVYITFDLDGLDPSILSATGTPEPGGLSWYDALALLEPVFASRRVVGADVVELAPVEGFPASDFVAARLVYKMMSMQERFRQS
- a CDS encoding DUF1402 family protein — its product is MNTRRATGGMLLLTGLMVAAAVAALLAGGEPAAPLTESARRWVTSHRDAIRRTAVAYGVDPVVLATVVATEIDCRTAWDDMEESYIQGLLRREDDRFFQELATLFRDAAAEPREAAAYQRLLYFCSVGPAQIQLRLAIEVEPRVAQVRQQPPRGLRALLAALLDPADCLDSAGAVVANIIDAYRRIAGVDIARDAGIVATLYSLGSPASRARQYTRTPPDERRLQPNEMGRHAQAVRAEVARLLDGR
- the dut gene encoding dUTP diphosphatase, producing the protein MQIPFTGDGVPPSRSTAHAAGADLHAAEELTLAPGEHRLVSTGLRVAIPSGHAGLVWPRSGIAVRDGIDTMAGVIDSDYRGEVRVLLINHGREPFHIRRGDRIAQLLVQRVESAEFVPADELPESARGEGGFGSTGR